In Acidianus brierleyi, one genomic interval encodes:
- a CDS encoding TGS domain-containing protein yields the protein MVTNLPAEAKVKWLRVMDAKTTDEKIKAIQDFLSSVPKHKGTENLVYWARRRLAELREETEKQKRKKSASTSFFIEKEGAGQVLVLGREELKNKIVRLLTNVKQDPKDFPIPAMTYYEDVGIQLINPPPLILNSRLIVSKILGLVRNADALLIIVYDENEFIRIKEFLESNNIILGKPKGKVIIERSRNSKDGLRIINMGKIVGSSENDIRKYLEDFGIKSAIVKIFGEITLDDVEKSLFEAIAYKPTVIVALHKFNSNLPVIEFSELNKLSKALFESLDVIRVYTKEPGEKPTSDPLILKKGTTVLEVARKLHSALSENFKFARVWGPSAKFPGQKVGGEHILEDKDILEIKAK from the coding sequence ATGGTTACCAATTTACCCGCAGAGGCTAAAGTTAAATGGCTTAGAGTAATGGATGCAAAAACTACTGACGAGAAGATTAAAGCTATACAAGATTTCCTTAGCAGCGTACCTAAACATAAAGGGACCGAAAACTTGGTATATTGGGCACGTAGACGTTTAGCCGAATTAAGAGAAGAGACTGAGAAACAAAAAAGGAAAAAATCAGCTTCAACTTCCTTCTTTATAGAAAAAGAAGGAGCAGGACAAGTCCTAGTCTTAGGTCGAGAAGAGTTAAAAAATAAAATAGTCAGATTATTAACAAATGTGAAGCAAGATCCCAAAGATTTTCCTATCCCTGCAATGACATATTATGAAGATGTTGGAATCCAACTTATAAATCCCCCTCCTTTGATATTAAATTCTAGATTAATAGTTAGTAAAATACTAGGTCTAGTGAGAAATGCCGACGCATTATTAATAATTGTATATGATGAGAATGAATTTATTAGAATAAAAGAATTTCTTGAGTCAAATAATATTATTCTAGGTAAGCCTAAAGGAAAAGTTATAATAGAACGATCAAGAAATAGTAAAGACGGATTAAGAATAATAAATATGGGTAAAATAGTAGGTTCTTCTGAAAATGATATACGAAAATATTTAGAAGATTTTGGAATTAAATCTGCAATAGTTAAGATATTTGGAGAAATAACTCTAGACGATGTAGAAAAATCTCTTTTTGAAGCTATAGCTTACAAACCTACTGTTATCGTAGCTCTTCATAAATTTAACTCTAATTTACCTGTAATAGAATTTTCTGAGCTTAATAAACTCAGTAAAGCACTTTTTGAAAGTTTAGATGTAATTAGAGTCTATACTAAAGAACCAGGAGAAAAACCTACTAGTGATCCATTAATTCTAAAAAAAGGTACAACAGTACTAGAAGTTGCAAGAAAATTACATAGCGCGCTCTCAGAGAATTTCAAATTTGCCAGGGTATGGGGACCATCTGCTAAGTTCCCTGGACAAAAAGTAGGAGGAGAGCATATATTAGAAGATAAAGATATATTAGAAATTAAAGCTAAGTAA
- a CDS encoding type II secretion system F family protein gives MAIKLKRTSKSNVQHNSNISIPSIFMSFYNWNIVAKMSKNYEKKLLLAGSTEDPRIFAAKILFYTLISIALSLVLIIFGIIIFVKFYLLFRLAKYIVLSFMMILFGIIIPPITYLLLSINVSQAIDSRKNGINSETFAFSSVFIIFLRSGLSPRLLFEKLPKTQAFQYINQIMLYTNKRIKYLGESVEEALRNTTRISPSKIFNDFILTYVTAIRTGAPVIETMESKVKDLLKEFELIGSLASDKLQGVAEGYVIWLSSGYIMFFLVLILQAIFPQLAGSIPLPLIGAIAIFLIPAVNLVFILMADQIQLKFPERKMNAYKTFYITFPIGIITMLLILAAEHQLTYLIFLDGSTSNILPVSFAIAIGLIIAAIPPYVISEKELRAGSGYDEYVAGFLRSISEGLRAGLPPETIIYNIKDAKEMGKLKEILNSVYAYIKLGYPLKDAFQKASEKINDFTSKIALVSISDMIDIGSMTPETIESLADEIDSQVRIKREYESKVKVLMFTPYIGVVIALIAAIFLGIALVKLIVSQNFMLVGPLADASILLPRAVFIASISSIFNSFLAGLLVGKIGSGKAATGFKHSVILVVLTILVILILLHVNLSFKPPSSSGLI, from the coding sequence ATGGCAATAAAATTAAAAAGAACATCGAAGTCTAATGTTCAGCATAATTCTAATATCTCCATTCCTTCTATTTTCATGAGTTTTTATAATTGGAACATAGTAGCTAAAATGTCCAAGAACTATGAGAAAAAACTTTTATTAGCAGGCTCAACGGAAGATCCTAGAATATTTGCAGCGAAAATACTTTTCTATACGCTTATTAGCATAGCTCTATCTTTAGTACTTATAATTTTTGGAATAATAATCTTTGTAAAATTTTATCTTCTTTTTAGATTAGCTAAGTATATAGTATTATCATTTATGATGATACTATTTGGGATAATTATTCCGCCAATTACCTACCTCTTACTTAGTATTAATGTCTCACAAGCTATAGATTCTAGGAAAAATGGCATTAATAGTGAAACTTTTGCATTTTCTTCTGTTTTTATCATATTCTTAAGATCTGGACTAAGTCCTAGATTACTTTTTGAAAAGTTACCGAAGACTCAAGCTTTCCAATATATTAATCAAATTATGCTCTATACTAATAAAAGAATAAAATACTTAGGTGAAAGTGTAGAAGAAGCTCTAAGAAATACAACTAGGATATCTCCTTCGAAAATATTTAATGATTTCATTCTAACTTATGTTACAGCAATTCGAACAGGAGCTCCAGTAATAGAAACTATGGAATCAAAAGTAAAAGACCTATTGAAAGAATTCGAATTAATTGGATCATTGGCATCAGATAAGCTTCAGGGAGTAGCCGAAGGTTATGTCATTTGGTTATCTTCTGGTTATATAATGTTCTTTCTTGTATTGATCCTGCAAGCTATATTTCCACAATTAGCAGGAAGTATTCCATTACCACTTATAGGAGCTATTGCAATATTCCTTATTCCAGCAGTAAATCTTGTTTTTATTCTAATGGCTGATCAGATTCAATTAAAGTTTCCTGAGAGAAAAATGAATGCGTATAAAACATTCTATATAACTTTTCCAATTGGTATTATCACTATGTTACTAATTCTAGCAGCAGAACATCAACTAACATATCTAATATTTCTCGACGGATCAACATCAAATATACTGCCAGTATCTTTTGCGATAGCTATAGGTCTTATAATTGCTGCAATTCCACCATATGTTATCTCAGAAAAGGAACTACGAGCTGGTTCTGGCTATGATGAATATGTGGCTGGATTCTTAAGATCTATATCGGAAGGGCTACGAGCTGGCTTACCCCCTGAAACCATAATTTATAATATAAAAGATGCTAAGGAAATGGGGAAATTAAAGGAGATACTTAATTCTGTATATGCTTATATAAAGCTAGGATACCCCCTCAAAGATGCTTTTCAAAAAGCATCAGAAAAAATTAATGATTTCACCTCTAAGATAGCATTAGTCTCAATTTCAGACATGATAGATATAGGGAGCATGACGCCGGAAACTATAGAATCCTTGGCAGATGAAATAGATAGCCAAGTAAGAATAAAAAGAGAATATGAAAGTAAGGTTAAAGTACTAATGTTTACTCCTTATATTGGAGTAGTAATAGCACTAATAGCGGCTATATTTCTTGGAATTGCTTTAGTTAAACTAATAGTCTCACAAAATTTCATGTTAGTAGGACCTTTAGCCGATGCATCAATTCTATTACCTAGAGCCGTTTTCATAGCGTCTATATCTTCAATATTTAATTCATTCCTTGCTGGCTTATTAGTAGGTAAGATAGGGTCAGGCAAAGCAGCTACTGGATTTAAACATTCTGTAATTCTAGTAGTATTAACAATTTTAGTTATATTAATATTACTACACGTAAATCTCTCATTTAAACCGCCGTCTTCTAGTGGATTAATATAA